In Flavobacterium sp. WV_118_3, one DNA window encodes the following:
- a CDS encoding nitronate monooxygenase codes for MNRITELFNIQYPIVQGGMIWNSGYKLASAVSNAGGLGLIGAGSMYPHVLREHIQKCKKATDKPFGVNVPMLYPNIEEIMNIIVEEDVKIVFTSAGNPKTWTAFLKEKGITVVHVVSSSKFALKAQEAGVDAVVAEGFEAGGHNGREETTTLTLIPMVKEQINIPLIAAGGIATGRGMLAAMVLGADGVQMGSRFAASEESSSHDNFKQTILNVKEGDTQLTLKELAPVRLIKNKFYEEVQTLYTKCPTPDELKALLGRARAKRGMFEGDLEDGELEIGQIAGLIHEIKPVSEIVTNVIAEFEAAKKQVATF; via the coding sequence ATGAATAGAATAACAGAACTTTTTAATATTCAATATCCGATTGTTCAGGGAGGAATGATCTGGAACAGTGGCTATAAATTAGCCAGTGCCGTAAGTAATGCCGGAGGACTTGGGCTTATCGGTGCCGGATCAATGTATCCGCACGTATTACGCGAACACATTCAGAAATGTAAAAAAGCAACCGATAAACCTTTTGGGGTGAATGTTCCAATGTTATATCCTAACATTGAGGAGATTATGAATATAATTGTAGAAGAAGATGTAAAAATCGTTTTTACTTCGGCCGGAAATCCGAAAACATGGACCGCTTTTTTAAAAGAAAAAGGAATTACGGTTGTTCATGTGGTAAGTAGTTCCAAGTTTGCGTTAAAAGCACAGGAAGCCGGAGTCGATGCAGTTGTAGCCGAAGGTTTTGAAGCCGGAGGACATAACGGTAGGGAAGAAACCACAACGCTTACATTAATCCCAATGGTAAAAGAGCAAATCAATATTCCGTTAATTGCTGCCGGTGGAATCGCTACCGGAAGAGGAATGTTGGCTGCGATGGTATTAGGTGCTGATGGCGTACAAATGGGATCGCGTTTTGCGGCTTCCGAAGAAAGTTCGTCGCACGATAATTTTAAGCAAACAATATTAAATGTAAAAGAAGGGGATACGCAGTTAACGTTAAAAGAGTTGGCTCCCGTTCGATTGATCAAAAATAAGTTTTACGAAGAAGTACAGACTCTATATACCAAATGTCCTACACCGGACGAATTAAAAGCCTTATTGGGGCGTGCAAGAGCCAAACGAGGGATGTTCGAAGGCGATCTGGAAGACGGAGAACTGGAAATCGGACAAATAGCAGGATTAATCCACGAAATTAAACCGGTTTCGGAAATCGTGACAAATGTTATCGCCGAATTTGAAGCCGCTAAAAAACAAGTAGCAACATTCTAA
- a CDS encoding cbb3-type cytochrome c oxidase N-terminal domain-containing protein has translation MKKYFPVYVRIPVLFAIFFMAMEFFIDSGDRPAFIKYPIVSIILLLFLFVLIAIEIVLKATNNILNALLTEEQRKQKEIEENLPLAETPFVKNLLQKLTRSRKMEEEGELMMDHDYDGIKELDNVLPPWWVYLFYACIAFAFIYLVKFHILGYDDQTAEFEKEMAEAKIAVEEYKKTAPDLMDKEKVTLLTDAASLAAGKAIFETNCIACHRNDGGGGIGPNLTDDHWILGGGIKNVFNTVMEGGRDGKGMVSWKAIIKPSDIQKVASYVLSLQGSNPKDGKAPEGDVWKDDSAPATDAAKPADSLHTAAVTLK, from the coding sequence ATGAAAAAGTATTTTCCAGTATATGTTCGAATTCCGGTTTTATTTGCCATCTTTTTTATGGCCATGGAATTCTTTATCGATTCCGGCGACAGACCCGCTTTTATCAAGTATCCTATCGTATCGATAATCTTATTATTGTTCCTTTTTGTATTGATTGCAATAGAAATTGTCCTAAAAGCGACCAATAATATCCTTAATGCGTTGTTAACGGAAGAACAACGCAAACAAAAAGAAATCGAAGAGAATCTTCCACTGGCTGAAACACCGTTTGTAAAAAATCTGTTGCAAAAACTAACGCGTTCCCGTAAAATGGAAGAAGAAGGTGAGCTAATGATGGACCACGATTACGACGGAATCAAAGAGTTAGACAACGTATTGCCGCCATGGTGGGTGTATCTGTTCTATGCCTGTATTGCGTTTGCCTTTATTTATCTGGTGAAATTCCATATCCTGGGTTATGACGATCAGACCGCGGAATTTGAAAAAGAAATGGCGGAAGCCAAAATAGCAGTCGAAGAATACAAAAAAACGGCACCGGATTTAATGGATAAAGAAAAAGTAACATTGCTCACGGATGCGGCTTCACTGGCTGCCGGTAAAGCGATTTTCGAAACCAACTGTATTGCTTGTCACCGAAATGATGGTGGTGGAGGTATCGGACCGAATTTAACCGACGACCACTGGATTCTTGGAGGTGGAATCAAAAATGTATTCAATACGGTTATGGAAGGAGGACGTGACGGAAAAGGAATGGTATCCTGGAAAGCGATTATCAAACCATCCGATATCCAGAAAGTAGCCAGTTATGTGCTGAGTTTGCAAGGATCTAATCCAAAAGATGGAAAAGCTCCGGAAGGTGATGTTTGGAAAGACGACAGTGCTCCGGCTACCGACGCTGCCAAACCGGCCGACAGCCTTCATACGGCTGCTGTAACCCTAAAGTAA
- the mnmA gene encoding tRNA 2-thiouridine(34) synthase MnmA, producing MKRVVVGLSGGVDSSVAAYLLQEQGYEVIGLFMKNWHDDSVTISNECPWLEDSNDALLVAEKLGIPFQTVDLSEQYKERIVDYMFNEYEKGRTPNPDVLCNREIKFDVFMKIALSLGADYVATGHYCRKGILEKDGEEVYQLLAGVDGNKDQSYFLCQLSQEQLAKSLFPIGELTKPQVREIAARMELVTAEKKDSQGLCFIGKVRLPEFLQQQLQPKEGLIFEVDADSPVYHQEQPTFASQEEELAYLSKNIAYTPELGKVVGKHQGAHYFTIGQRKGLNVGGTKEPLFIIATDVTSNTIYTGQGNNHPGLFKKALFIQQPEVHWIREDLKLKAGEKMEVMARIRYRQPLQKATLFQFEDGMYVLFEEPQSAITEGQFVSWHIGEELVGSGVIS from the coding sequence ATGAAACGAGTAGTCGTAGGACTTTCCGGTGGTGTGGATTCGAGTGTGGCAGCCTATCTTTTACAAGAGCAGGGCTATGAAGTGATTGGCCTTTTTATGAAAAACTGGCACGATGATTCGGTAACAATATCGAACGAATGCCCATGGCTGGAAGATAGTAATGATGCGCTTTTGGTCGCCGAAAAATTAGGAATTCCTTTTCAGACGGTCGATCTGAGTGAACAATATAAAGAACGTATTGTAGACTATATGTTTAACGAATACGAAAAGGGGAGAACCCCAAACCCGGATGTACTTTGCAACCGCGAAATCAAGTTTGATGTCTTTATGAAAATTGCGTTAAGTCTTGGTGCCGATTATGTGGCTACCGGACATTATTGTCGTAAAGGAATCCTTGAAAAAGACGGAGAAGAAGTATATCAACTGCTGGCGGGTGTCGATGGGAATAAAGACCAATCGTATTTCCTATGTCAGTTATCGCAGGAGCAACTGGCTAAATCCTTGTTTCCTATCGGAGAATTAACCAAACCGCAGGTACGCGAAATTGCAGCGCGCATGGAATTGGTTACGGCTGAAAAGAAAGATTCACAAGGACTTTGTTTTATCGGAAAAGTACGCCTACCGGAGTTTTTACAACAACAATTACAACCGAAAGAAGGATTAATTTTTGAAGTGGATGCCGATAGTCCGGTGTACCATCAGGAACAACCAACATTCGCTTCGCAGGAAGAAGAATTGGCCTATTTATCTAAAAATATAGCCTATACACCCGAATTGGGGAAAGTGGTTGGAAAACACCAGGGCGCGCACTATTTTACAATCGGTCAGCGTAAAGGTTTGAATGTTGGCGGTACAAAAGAACCGTTGTTTATCATTGCTACCGATGTTACGTCGAATACGATTTATACCGGTCAGGGGAACAACCATCCCGGTTTGTTTAAAAAAGCCTTGTTTATCCAACAACCGGAAGTGCACTGGATTCGTGAGGATTTGAAATTAAAAGCCGGTGAAAAAATGGAAGTGATGGCGCGTATCCGCTACCGGCAACCATTACAAAAAGCAACCTTATTCCAATTTGAAGACGGAATGTATGTCCTTTTCGAAGAGCCACAATCGGCCATAACAGAGGGGCAATTTGTCTCATGGCATATTGGAGAAGAATTAGTTGGTTCGGGAGTAATTTCTTAA
- the ccoN gene encoding cytochrome-c oxidase, cbb3-type subunit I translates to MEVQQFYYDNKIVKKFLYASIVFGVVGMLVGLLIATMYLFPNLTDGISWLSYGRLRPLHTNAVIFAFVGNAIFAGVYYSLQRLLKTRMYSDVLSNINFWGWQLIIVAAAISLPLGYTTSKEYAELEWPIDIAIAIIWVVFGINMIMTILRRRERHLYVAIWFYLATFVTVAVLHIFNSLALPVSAMKSYSVYAGVQDALVQWWYGHNAVAFFLTTPFLGLMYYFVPKAANRPVYSYRLSIIHFWSLIFLYIWAGPHHLLYTALPDWAQNLGVVFSVMLIAPSWGGMINGLLTLRGVWDKVRTEPVLKFFVVAITGYGMATFEGPMLSLKNVNAIAHFTDWIVAHVHVGALAWNGFMTFGMIYWLIPRMTKTQLYSTKLANFHFWIGTLGIILYALPLYVAGFVQAQMWKQFNPDGSLVYGNFLETVKEIMPMYAMRAVGGTLFVIGLLVLVYNIIMTIKVGQKIEDELAEAPELQKISSGRLKGEKFHGWLERKPIQLTVLATIAILIGGIVQIIPTLVVKSNIPTITSVKPYTPLELEGRDLYIREGCVGCHSQMVRPFRSEVERYGEYSKSGEYVYDHPFLWGSKRTGPDLMRVGGKYSDNWHFNHMWDPQSTSAGSIMPGYKWLFDNKPMDYSKTEDKMRVMVKLGVPYTDQEIANAQQQIKEQAQKIEKNLHADPDFVKSYEESKKNAAARGEAFVPMHDREIVALIAYLQRLGTDIKIKDVAENKN, encoded by the coding sequence ATGGAAGTGCAACAATTTTATTACGACAACAAAATTGTAAAGAAATTCCTGTATGCCTCAATCGTTTTTGGGGTTGTGGGAATGCTCGTCGGGCTCCTTATAGCTACGATGTACCTGTTTCCGAATTTAACCGATGGAATCTCCTGGTTGAGTTACGGACGTTTAAGACCATTACATACAAATGCTGTTATTTTTGCCTTTGTAGGGAATGCTATCTTTGCGGGAGTCTACTATTCTTTACAACGATTATTAAAAACCAGAATGTACAGCGATGTACTGAGTAACATCAATTTCTGGGGTTGGCAGTTAATTATCGTTGCCGCTGCCATATCATTACCGTTAGGTTATACAACATCTAAAGAATATGCAGAGCTGGAATGGCCCATAGATATTGCCATTGCAATTATTTGGGTAGTATTTGGTATTAATATGATAATGACCATTTTGCGAAGAAGGGAGCGCCATTTATATGTCGCAATCTGGTTTTATCTGGCAACATTTGTGACCGTTGCAGTGCTGCATATCTTTAATAGTCTCGCATTACCAGTGAGTGCCATGAAAAGTTATTCGGTTTATGCCGGAGTTCAGGATGCACTGGTACAATGGTGGTACGGACATAATGCGGTAGCATTTTTCTTAACCACACCATTCCTCGGACTGATGTATTATTTCGTTCCCAAAGCAGCAAACCGCCCGGTATATTCCTACCGTTTGTCTATCATCCACTTTTGGTCTTTAATCTTCCTGTATATCTGGGCTGGTCCTCACCATTTGTTGTACACCGCTTTACCGGATTGGGCACAAAATCTGGGTGTTGTTTTCTCTGTAATGCTAATCGCGCCATCATGGGGAGGTATGATTAACGGATTACTAACACTAAGAGGTGTTTGGGATAAAGTACGAACCGAACCGGTTTTAAAATTCTTCGTCGTAGCGATCACCGGATACGGTATGGCAACATTCGAAGGACCAATGCTATCCCTTAAAAACGTAAATGCCATTGCACACTTTACCGACTGGATCGTAGCACACGTGCACGTTGGAGCATTAGCCTGGAATGGTTTTATGACCTTCGGTATGATTTACTGGCTAATCCCGCGTATGACAAAAACACAATTGTATTCGACCAAACTGGCCAATTTCCACTTTTGGATTGGTACACTAGGGATTATCTTATATGCTTTACCACTTTATGTAGCCGGATTTGTTCAGGCGCAAATGTGGAAACAATTCAACCCGGACGGTTCATTGGTTTACGGTAACTTCCTGGAAACGGTAAAAGAGATCATGCCAATGTATGCGATGAGAGCCGTTGGTGGTACCCTGTTCGTAATTGGTTTACTGGTGCTGGTATACAATATTATCATGACCATTAAAGTAGGTCAGAAAATTGAAGATGAATTGGCAGAAGCACCGGAATTACAAAAAATTTCAAGCGGCCGACTAAAAGGCGAAAAATTCCACGGATGGTTGGAAAGAAAACCAATCCAGTTGACAGTTTTAGCGACTATAGCCATCCTTATCGGTGGTATTGTACAGATTATTCCAACACTGGTAGTAAAATCGAATATTCCAACGATTACGAGTGTTAAACCGTATACACCGCTGGAGCTGGAAGGACGTGATCTGTATATCCGCGAAGGCTGTGTGGGTTGTCACTCTCAAATGGTACGACCTTTCCGTTCGGAAGTAGAGCGTTATGGCGAATATTCCAAATCCGGAGAATATGTTTACGATCACCCGTTCTTATGGGGATCCAAACGAACCGGTCCCGATTTGATGCGTGTAGGTGGAAAATATTCCGACAACTGGCATTTTAACCATATGTGGGATCCACAAAGTACCTCAGCCGGATCTATTATGCCGGGTTACAAATGGCTGTTCGATAATAAACCGATGGATTATTCCAAAACAGAAGATAAAATGAGGGTCATGGTAAAATTAGGGGTTCCATATACCGATCAGGAAATCGCCAATGCGCAACAACAGATTAAAGAGCAGGCTCAAAAAATAGAAAAGAATTTACATGCCGATCCGGATTTTGTGAAGAGTTATGAAGAAAGTAAAAAGAATGCTGCTGCCAGAGGAGAAGCTTTTGTACCAATGCATGACCGGGAAATTGTAGCCTTAATTGCCTACTTACAACGCTTGGGAACGGATATTAAAATTAAAGATGTAGCGGAAAATAAAAATTAA
- a CDS encoding Crp/Fnr family transcriptional regulator: protein MGKCEQCIVREFSSLKALNKEELLKIASCKTSYTIKKGEPVFEEGEITNGIYCVKDGVCKLSKLSQNGKDQIVKLVKPGELLGQRSMISDEPTNLSAIALEDMQVCFIPKSEILAFFNNNNQFSMNVMRTICSDLKEADDHMVSMAQKSVKERLAETLLYLHDTFGVNADGTLKIQLSREELSSIIGTATESCIRLLSDFNKSGFITLTGKKISLKDKNQLRKMAE, encoded by the coding sequence ATGGGGAAATGTGAACAATGTATCGTTAGGGAATTCAGCTCACTCAAGGCCTTGAATAAGGAGGAGTTACTGAAGATCGCAAGCTGTAAAACTTCGTACACTATAAAAAAAGGGGAACCTGTTTTTGAAGAAGGAGAGATTACCAATGGTATTTATTGTGTAAAGGACGGTGTTTGTAAATTATCCAAACTGAGCCAAAACGGTAAAGACCAGATTGTAAAACTGGTAAAACCCGGCGAACTTTTAGGTCAGCGTTCGATGATTAGTGACGAACCAACCAATTTAAGTGCGATTGCTTTAGAAGATATGCAGGTTTGTTTTATTCCGAAGAGTGAAATTCTTGCATTTTTCAACAACAACAATCAGTTTTCCATGAATGTAATGCGAACGATTTGCAGTGATCTAAAGGAAGCTGATGACCATATGGTTTCCATGGCGCAAAAAAGTGTAAAAGAACGTTTGGCTGAGACTTTATTATACCTGCACGATACTTTTGGTGTTAATGCAGACGGTACTTTAAAAATTCAGCTTTCGCGTGAAGAGCTGAGTAGTATTATCGGTACCGCGACTGAAAGTTGTATCCGTTTATTATCTGATTTTAACAAAAGTGGGTTTATTACCCTAACCGGAAAGAAAATAAGCTTAAAAGATAAAAATCAACTGCGAAAAATGGCAGAATAG
- the ccoS gene encoding cbb3-type cytochrome oxidase assembly protein CcoS yields MSVIYILISISIVVAAVFLYVFIKAVKSGQFDDDYTPSVRMLFDDELQKDNKQKTETKIEKQN; encoded by the coding sequence ATGAGTGTCATTTACATTTTAATCTCCATCAGTATAGTTGTTGCTGCAGTGTTTCTGTATGTCTTTATAAAGGCAGTCAAAAGCGGACAGTTTGACGACGATTACACACCATCTGTACGAATGCTTTTCGACGATGAGTTACAGAAGGATAACAAACAAAAAACAGAAACAAAAATAGAAAAACAAAACTAA
- a CDS encoding CcoQ/FixQ family Cbb3-type cytochrome c oxidase assembly chaperone: MLKFIKHNMETISGIEIYPIISLLIFFLFFIGLYVWVFTYKKEKITEMSNIPFEDQDMANNQ, translated from the coding sequence ATGCTAAAGTTCATCAAACACAATATGGAGACCATTTCAGGAATTGAAATCTATCCCATCATTTCACTACTTATTTTCTTCCTGTTTTTTATAGGATTGTATGTATGGGTTTTTACTTATAAAAAAGAAAAAATCACCGAAATGAGTAATATCCCTTTTGAAGATCAGGACATGGCCAACAACCAATAA
- a CDS encoding heavy metal translocating P-type ATPase metal-binding domain-containing protein yields the protein MNTQNCFHCGNDIVKTEEILFEDKSFCCLGCKTVYEIFSQNDLTSYYDFEKAPGATPQEVHGKYDFLDNREIVSRLLEFEEDTVHIVSLYIPHIHCSSCIWILENLQKLQKGISQSQVNFSQKKVRITYDPQLTDLKTIVLLLNAIGYEPYISLENYEGIRKTVDRSLIYKIGVAFFCFGNIMLLSFPEYFEVGEYWIDQYKDFFRWLIFALSLPAFFYSGWGYYVSAWKSIQSRMLSIDIPIALGIIVMFVRSTVDIVFDYGQGFFDSMCGLIFFMLLGKLFQQKTYSFLSFERDYKSYFPIAVTKINRDGREEATQVYEVEKGDRLLIRNQELIPVDGILISENAYIDYSFVTGEEVPIVKKSGDKIFAGGKQIGKVIEMEVLHSVSQSYLTQLWSNEVFQKKTNLKYKTITDTVSRYFTPALLLLAFVSFGYWIFIDTNTAFNVFTAILIVACPCALALTAPFTLGNVLRIMGNKKLYLKNATVIEQMAKVNTIVFDKTGTITSNKKSAIAYDGTPLLEKEIGKIKNVLRASNHPLSRRLYDFLPVMDLLEIREFEEITGKGIRAIVANREIRLGSATFVGLTKTEKSKQTNVHVSIDSVYKGKFTFDNQYREGLEKLFARLSRKYSLTVLSGDNEGERENLTQLLPAGTTLVFNQKPEEKLAYIKELQEKGSNVMMIGDGLNDAGALAQSNVGISISENVNVFSPACDGILDAGQFSKIGYFLKYSHNAMKTIMMSFGLSLLYNIVGLSFAVTGNLSPLVAAIIMPLSTITIVSFVTVMSNLYARKE from the coding sequence ATGAATACGCAAAATTGTTTCCATTGTGGTAACGATATTGTAAAAACGGAAGAAATCCTCTTTGAGGATAAATCATTCTGTTGTCTGGGTTGTAAAACGGTATATGAAATTTTCAGCCAAAACGACCTGACAAGTTATTACGATTTCGAAAAAGCACCGGGTGCGACACCACAAGAAGTTCACGGAAAATACGATTTTCTCGATAATCGGGAAATCGTTTCCAGATTGCTGGAATTTGAAGAAGATACGGTACATATTGTATCGCTTTATATTCCGCATATACATTGTAGTTCCTGTATCTGGATACTGGAAAATCTGCAAAAATTACAAAAAGGTATCAGTCAGTCACAGGTAAACTTTTCCCAAAAAAAAGTGCGTATTACTTATGATCCGCAACTTACCGATCTGAAGACCATCGTACTCCTTTTAAACGCTATCGGGTACGAACCGTATATAAGTCTTGAAAATTATGAAGGTATCAGGAAAACCGTCGACAGGAGTTTAATTTACAAAATAGGGGTAGCGTTTTTTTGTTTTGGAAATATAATGCTCCTGTCTTTTCCTGAATATTTTGAAGTTGGCGAATACTGGATTGATCAATATAAAGATTTCTTCCGCTGGCTGATCTTCGCACTCTCACTTCCCGCATTTTTCTATTCCGGTTGGGGATACTATGTGTCTGCCTGGAAAAGCATTCAATCGCGTATGCTTAGCATTGATATTCCAATCGCATTGGGAATCATTGTCATGTTTGTGAGAAGTACCGTTGATATCGTATTCGATTACGGCCAGGGCTTTTTTGACAGTATGTGTGGTTTGATCTTTTTTATGTTACTCGGAAAATTATTTCAACAAAAAACCTATAGTTTCCTGTCGTTTGAACGCGATTATAAATCCTATTTTCCAATAGCCGTTACCAAAATTAATCGCGATGGAAGAGAAGAAGCAACGCAGGTATATGAGGTCGAAAAAGGAGATCGTTTGTTAATCCGAAATCAGGAACTTATCCCGGTTGATGGAATTCTAATTTCCGAAAACGCCTATATCGACTATAGTTTTGTAACCGGTGAAGAAGTACCGATTGTGAAAAAATCGGGCGATAAAATTTTTGCCGGTGGAAAACAAATCGGAAAAGTGATTGAAATGGAAGTGTTGCATTCCGTTTCACAAAGTTATCTGACACAGTTGTGGAGTAATGAAGTTTTTCAGAAAAAAACGAACTTAAAATACAAAACTATTACCGATACCGTAAGTCGCTATTTTACTCCGGCCTTATTATTACTGGCTTTTGTCTCGTTTGGCTACTGGATTTTTATCGATACCAACACCGCTTTTAATGTTTTTACTGCCATATTAATTGTTGCCTGTCCTTGTGCGTTGGCACTTACGGCTCCTTTTACACTGGGAAATGTATTGCGGATTATGGGAAATAAAAAACTCTATCTGAAAAATGCAACCGTCATCGAACAAATGGCGAAGGTCAATACTATTGTATTTGATAAAACCGGTACGATTACGTCCAATAAAAAATCGGCGATTGCCTATGATGGTACACCCTTGCTTGAAAAAGAAATCGGTAAAATCAAGAATGTACTGCGGGCTTCCAATCATCCGTTGAGCAGAAGATTATATGATTTTCTACCGGTTATGGATCTATTGGAAATCCGGGAGTTTGAAGAAATAACCGGAAAAGGAATTCGTGCTATCGTTGCCAATCGGGAAATCCGTTTGGGTTCGGCAACATTTGTAGGATTGACAAAAACGGAAAAATCAAAACAAACCAATGTCCATGTTAGTATTGATAGTGTTTATAAAGGAAAATTCACCTTCGATAATCAATACCGGGAAGGACTGGAAAAATTGTTTGCACGGTTAAGCCGTAAATACAGCCTTACCGTTCTTTCCGGAGATAATGAAGGTGAGCGGGAAAACCTGACGCAATTATTACCGGCTGGAACTACCCTGGTCTTTAATCAGAAACCCGAAGAAAAACTCGCCTATATAAAGGAATTACAGGAAAAAGGAAGCAATGTGATGATGATTGGCGACGGATTAAACGACGCCGGTGCTTTGGCGCAGAGTAATGTAGGAATTTCAATTTCCGAAAATGTAAATGTCTTTTCACCGGCTTGCGACGGTATACTTGATGCCGGTCAGTTTTCTAAAATCGGCTATTTCCTGAAGTATTCCCATAATGCTATGAAAACCATCATGATGAGTTTTGGATTATCACTGCTGTATAATATCGTAGGATTGAGTTTTGCGGTAACAGGAAATCTTTCTCCTCTGGTTGCTGCGATCATTATGCCTTTGAGCACCATCACGATTGTAAGCTTTGTAACGGTAATGAGTAATCTATACGCTCGCAAAGAGTGA
- a CDS encoding S8 family serine peptidase — translation MRTYFTLFILLLYNVSFSQEDAWVYFLDKPNAQTFLNNPLSILSQRALDRRTAQGIALDEKDAPIHQSYIDQVTATPGVTVMAQSKWLNALHVRGTQQAITDLTSLPFVSSIDFANKTLNAGKMIQNPVSGLFHKTLNVQADFPYGQSAAQIQMLNGHLLHQQNYTGSGKIIAVLDAGFPGVNTTTPFARIRNNNQIKGGYNFVNRNTDFYTGYQHGTQVLSNMAAYVENQLVGTAPDASYYLFVTEDYNTENPLEESLWVEAAEMADSLGVDVINSSLGYSQFTNASYNYTYQDMNGTTTFVTRGANIAFTRGMIVVCSAGNEGAKPWKYITAPADGPNVLTIGSVNASEVRSSFSSQGPTADGRIKPDVMAMGAGSAVTTETGELGFNNGTSFSSPTLAGLVACLWQALPDKTNAEIVQRIKQSADRYTNPDNFYGYGIPDFYSALSLTLATEAFTLNGFSLYPNPTNANLTISASGQREASFVLYNNLGQEIIRKKLNDLQETTVSMENLRSGMYLYTIVSGQNTFSGKIIKK, via the coding sequence ATGAGAACGTACTTTACGCTATTTATACTTTTATTATATAACGTATCCTTTTCACAAGAAGACGCTTGGGTTTATTTTTTGGATAAACCCAATGCGCAAACGTTTCTGAATAATCCGTTGTCAATACTTTCACAACGTGCTTTAGACCGGAGAACCGCACAGGGAATCGCACTCGATGAAAAAGATGCACCCATTCATCAATCCTATATTGATCAGGTAACAGCAACTCCGGGGGTTACGGTTATGGCCCAATCCAAATGGTTAAATGCATTACATGTTCGCGGAACACAACAAGCTATTACTGATTTAACAAGTCTGCCGTTTGTGAGTAGTATTGACTTTGCGAATAAAACCTTGAATGCCGGAAAAATGATACAAAACCCGGTTTCCGGTTTGTTCCACAAAACATTGAATGTACAGGCGGATTTTCCCTATGGACAATCGGCAGCACAAATACAAATGCTCAACGGACATTTACTACACCAGCAAAATTATACCGGTAGCGGAAAGATTATTGCCGTACTCGATGCCGGTTTTCCGGGAGTAAATACAACCACACCATTTGCCCGTATCCGAAATAATAATCAGATTAAAGGCGGCTATAATTTTGTAAACCGCAATACTGATTTTTATACTGGTTACCAGCACGGTACCCAGGTGTTGTCGAATATGGCGGCTTATGTCGAAAACCAGTTGGTGGGAACCGCACCGGATGCATCCTATTATTTATTTGTAACGGAAGATTATAATACCGAGAATCCACTGGAAGAAAGCCTTTGGGTGGAAGCGGCAGAAATGGCTGATAGTTTGGGTGTGGATGTGATCAATTCTTCTTTAGGTTATAGTCAGTTCACAAACGCCAGTTATAATTATACCTATCAGGACATGAACGGTACTACAACCTTTGTGACTCGCGGTGCCAATATCGCTTTTACAAGAGGTATGATTGTAGTGTGTTCAGCCGGTAACGAAGGGGCAAAACCGTGGAAATATATTACGGCTCCTGCAGATGGACCAAATGTTTTGACCATCGGTTCTGTAAATGCATCTGAAGTACGTTCGTCGTTTAGTTCGCAGGGACCTACTGCCGACGGAAGAATTAAGCCTGATGTAATGGCTATGGGTGCCGGTTCGGCTGTAACTACTGAAACCGGAGAATTAGGCTTTAATAATGGAACATCTTTTTCATCACCAACGCTTGCCGGATTAGTAGCTTGTTTGTGGCAGGCATTACCAGACAAAACCAATGCGGAGATTGTACAACGCATAAAACAATCGGCCGATCGCTATACTAACCCGGACAATTTTTACGGCTATGGAATTCCGGATTTCTATTCGGCCTTAAGTCTTACATTGGCAACCGAGGCTTTTACATTAAACGGATTTAGCCTATATCCGAATCCTACAAATGCAAACCTAACCATTTCGGCTTCGGGACAAAGAGAAGCTAGTTTTGTACTTTACAATAACCTTGGACAGGAAATAATCCGTAAAAAATTAAATGACCTGCAGGAAACAACGGTTTCGATGGAAAATCTGAGATCCGGTATGTACCTGTATACCATTGTGTCGGGACAAAATACGTTTTCAGGAAAGATCATAAAAAAATAG